TGAGGTGAGCAAATAATAGAtgcattcaagtttttttttaagtgtgtaGTTGCACCTTATGTCGTGGCTTATGATTTTTCCTTCTGTTGCTTACGCTTAGGGTTTGAAGGAGCGTGTGGTGAACGTAGCAGCAGGTCTCCGGCACGCTCTTGCAATCACAGGTATTCACTATAAAATGCATCACTGTGTTTCCTGTCAGGAATAAATCCTGCCCAATCTGTTCTGCTCCCAGACTCAGGATGCGTCTACCAGTGGGGGACAGGTCTTCATAGCCTTGCCAAGAAAGCACTGAGTCCCGACCCTGTTCCGTCACACCTCAACTCCAAGGTTCCTTCTCTGGTACCAGGTAAGACAGAAAGGGGAGGAGTGATGCCTAGTTTGATATTTGTTGTGGTGACATGGGTTGTTTTGGTCATTGCAGGTTTGGATCAGAAGATTTCTCGTGTTGTCACTGCAGGCTCAGCACACTGTGGGTGCCTTACAGGTAATAATAGCAAAATAGTTCACCTCAAAGTACATTAATAACCAGGGTTGTCAAGAGACCATCATTTAAAAGtgcatttcaaatatttttctgCCTGCTGGTTTGCACTTCTGAACTGTCATGCACAACATACCCATCTTTCTATTTAGTCTGTCTTGTAATTAGTGGATCGGTGGCTCCTGATTACTGCTCTGCCTTTGCCAAATGAAGACTAATGTTGCCCTGTTTGTTTCATCCAGGAGACGGTGATTTATTTCTGTGGGGAAGCAACAAGCACGGCCAGCTGACGGCCACCGAGCCCTTTCTGTCTACGCCCGCTCCGCTCGAGCGCTCACTATTGAATGGAGAGAAAATTGTAAATGTGTGGAGCGGTTGGACTCACATTGTCGCTCAAACAGGTGAGCTGCAGTataagcaatgtgtttttttagTCTCACATAATTAAAGAGAGGTATATATTTCAGAGACTGGGAGAGTGGTCACTTGGGGCAGAGGGAATTACGGACAACTGGGCCGACCCCCGCCCAAAGGCCCAAATCCTGAGCACCAATCAGCAAACAGTGGCGGGCAGACTTTCTTGCCTGCTGAGGTGAATGTCCTCTACGGAGCAACACAGGTAAGCCTTACAGCCATATAAAGCATGATGACCCTGTAAGAAAcgcaacttatatacattttc
The window above is part of the Syngnathus typhle isolate RoL2023-S1 ecotype Sweden linkage group LG7, RoL_Styp_1.0, whole genome shotgun sequence genome. Proteins encoded here:
- the sergef gene encoding secretion-regulating guanine nucleotide exchange factor isoform X3 — translated: MATILRQEFLLAWGANSYGQHGQGHEEDQAVPRLSNKIALHGRTVQAVCGGGGHTVVVTDDGEAFVCGQNHRGQLGLGHTASCSTLQHCSGLNQRVTNVACGWDFTLLLTDCGKLLACGSNVFGQLGIGPMTSRSAELVLIEGLKERVVNVAAGLRHALAITDSGCVYQWGTGLHSLAKKALSPDPVPSHLNSKVPSLVPGLDQKISRVVTAGSAHCGCLTGDGDLFLWGSNKHGQLTATEPFLSTPAPLERSLLNGEKIVNVWSGWTHIVAQTETGRVVTWGRGNYGQLGRPPPKGPNPEHQSANSGGQTFLPAEVNVLYGATQIACGSEHNLAIVDAEKADQGTGGAQVNLT